One window of the bacterium genome contains the following:
- a CDS encoding HAMP domain-containing sensor histidine kinase: MFTSLQNRIFAYMFTLVVLCTVAGMFLTASLLYKSHQDSVKRQLEATGTSLTSLGITKFSELEDFYELNTFIDNALQMEKVDRIVRIFDGSRDLMFTTVGAAYDMLPARLDKNVDKPSFFLLEGEQEQYQTLVIPYKAGKKQFYMQVAMPLPKYHEILALFLGPGAAMLLVLMAVAFLAAHRLSARLVKPIGAIAEHLQGMDPARIEDWKQVPEIERGQYLGPITTGINLLIKRTKASVRKLRAISRYISHELRNPLTILQGEAEIALAREGATKAEYEHVLKSSLEEIHRMSEIVTAVLKVGEDERILKSFKPVTFDLARWLEENRAAWESTLKRPIEAKLPPVPAEVSLDPNLLFRMIDNLVRNVRDYTPQGAACRMTLELSGAKAVLSISDDGPGMPQPILDALANPDGPLEPSHIGLGLCRRIAEVCGLGLSFANRPGSGLDVRIAF, from the coding sequence ATGTTCACTTCGCTCCAGAACAGGATATTCGCGTACATGTTCACGCTCGTGGTGCTCTGCACCGTGGCCGGGATGTTCCTCACCGCCAGCCTCCTCTACAAGAGCCATCAGGATTCGGTGAAGCGCCAGCTCGAGGCCACGGGCACGAGCCTCACGAGCCTGGGCATTACCAAGTTCTCGGAGCTGGAGGATTTCTACGAGCTCAACACCTTCATCGACAACGCGCTCCAGATGGAGAAGGTCGACAGGATCGTGAGGATATTCGACGGGTCGCGCGATCTCATGTTCACTACGGTCGGGGCCGCCTACGACATGCTGCCGGCGCGCCTCGACAAAAATGTCGACAAGCCGTCGTTCTTCCTGCTCGAGGGCGAGCAGGAGCAGTACCAGACGCTCGTGATCCCGTACAAGGCGGGCAAGAAGCAGTTCTACATGCAGGTAGCGATGCCGCTCCCCAAGTACCACGAGATACTGGCGCTCTTCCTGGGCCCAGGGGCGGCGATGCTCCTCGTGCTCATGGCCGTGGCCTTCCTCGCCGCGCACAGGCTGTCGGCCAGGCTCGTGAAACCCATAGGCGCGATCGCCGAGCATCTCCAGGGCATGGACCCTGCGCGCATCGAAGACTGGAAACAGGTTCCTGAGATAGAGCGCGGCCAGTACCTGGGTCCGATCACCACCGGCATCAACCTCCTCATCAAAAGGACGAAGGCGTCGGTCCGGAAGCTGCGCGCCATATCCCGCTACATATCGCACGAGCTGCGCAACCCGCTGACGATACTGCAGGGCGAGGCCGAGATAGCGCTGGCGCGCGAAGGCGCGACAAAGGCGGAGTATGAACACGTTCTCAAGAGTTCGCTGGAAGAGATACACCGCATGTCCGAGATAGTGACCGCGGTGCTCAAGGTGGGGGAGGACGAGCGGATACTCAAGAGCTTCAAGCCGGTGACCTTCGATCTGGCGCGATGGCTGGAGGAGAACAGGGCCGCGTGGGAGTCCACGCTCAAGAGGCCGATCGAGGCGAAGCTGCCTCCCGTACCCGCCGAGGTGTCGCTGGACCCCAACCTGCTCTTTCGGATGATAGACAACCTCGTAAGAAACGTGCGCGACTACACGCCGCAGGGCGCAGCATGCAGGATGACGCTGGAGCTCTCGGGCGCCAAGGCTGTGCTCTCCATCTCGGACGACGGGCCCGGCATGCCGCAGCCGATACTGGATGCGCTTGCCAACCCTGACGGTCCGCTGGAGCCGTCGCACATCGGCCTTGGACTCTGCCGCAGGATCGCCGAGGTCTGCGGCCTGGGGCTCTCATTCGCCAACAGACCCGGGAGCGGCCTCGACGTCCGCATCGCGTTCTGA
- a CDS encoding GerMN domain-containing protein produces MRPEISLKVARRAAIGAALALLWFFPCAALAGSGKTVSVFFLRETGATGLPEAVAVLRTIPGTTSVLKNALIALFKGPTEEERRTGLSAAFSPESVADYNTECQKKRDAKTLKPLGRYFIGATIERDGTAVIDFQPDAMCYLENTPGNSYLVMEPIEKTAKQFPSVKDVQYSIRGKRITGWDA; encoded by the coding sequence ATGAGACCTGAAATCTCCCTGAAGGTTGCACGGCGCGCGGCGATAGGTGCGGCGCTGGCGCTCCTATGGTTTTTCCCCTGCGCGGCGCTCGCCGGATCGGGGAAGACTGTCTCGGTCTTCTTCCTGCGCGAGACCGGCGCCACCGGGTTGCCCGAGGCGGTGGCGGTCTTGCGCACGATACCCGGCACAACGAGCGTGCTCAAGAACGCGCTGATCGCGTTGTTCAAGGGACCCACGGAAGAGGAGAGGCGCACGGGTCTTTCAGCGGCCTTTTCCCCCGAGTCCGTGGCAGACTATAATACGGAGTGTCAGAAGAAGCGGGACGCGAAGACGCTCAAACCGCTGGGTAGATATTTTATCGGCGCCACGATCGAACGCGACGGCACGGCGGTCATCGATTTTCAGCCGGACGCCATGTGCTATCTGGAAAATACTCCCGGGAACTCTTACCTCGTGATGGAGCCGATCGAAAAGACGGCGAAGCAGTTTCCCTCTGTGAAGGATGTGCAGTATTCGATCAGGGGAAAGAGGATCACCGGTTGGGACGCTTGA
- a CDS encoding TIGR02147 family protein — protein sequence MQRPDILKYENYRGYLRDWYAWMKESKPGFSYRAFSNWVGFSSPNQLQLVIQGKRNVTRDTLPLFSKVLKLKRREARYFELLVGLNQAATPEAKAACVEEISRYFKKYGDAIKHSQIEYLMKWYYAVVREMVTTKGFNPERHALAKRIGHGVTPRDIDDALAKLTELGMLLKDAKGKLRQAQAVLTTGSETSEAASYFYHGQMISLAEKALREQMPDERNFSAITLACRKEDVPEIAQMLNDCRRQVLGYLSERGSVEDDDVYQLNLQLFRVTQKR from the coding sequence ATGCAGCGTCCGGATATCCTCAAATACGAGAATTATCGGGGTTACTTGAGGGACTGGTATGCCTGGATGAAGGAGAGCAAGCCGGGCTTTTCCTACAGGGCTTTCTCCAACTGGGTGGGATTTTCCTCTCCGAACCAGCTGCAGCTTGTCATTCAGGGCAAACGCAATGTCACGCGCGATACGCTGCCGCTTTTTTCGAAGGTGCTTAAGCTCAAGCGCCGCGAGGCCCGTTATTTCGAGCTGCTGGTCGGCTTAAACCAGGCGGCCACTCCGGAGGCGAAGGCGGCATGCGTCGAGGAAATTTCGAGGTACTTCAAAAAATACGGTGACGCGATCAAGCATAGCCAGATCGAGTATCTCATGAAGTGGTACTATGCTGTGGTGCGCGAGATGGTGACGACGAAAGGATTCAATCCGGAGCGGCATGCGTTGGCGAAGAGGATCGGCCATGGAGTGACGCCCCGCGATATCGACGATGCGCTGGCAAAGCTGACGGAGCTTGGGATGTTGCTCAAGGACGCGAAGGGAAAGCTCAGGCAGGCGCAGGCGGTCCTCACCACCGGCTCCGAGACCAGCGAGGCCGCATCGTATTTCTATCACGGTCAGATGATCTCCCTTGCGGAGAAGGCGCTGCGCGAGCAGATGCCTGATGAGAGAAACTTTTCTGCGATAACGCTCGCGTGCAGGAAAGAGGACGTGCCCGAGATAGCCCAGATGCTCAACGACTGTCGCAGGCAGGTGTTGGGCTATCTATCGGAACGCGGAAGCGTCGAGGATGACGATGTGTATCAGCTCAATCTCCAGCTCTTCCGCGTAACACAGAAGAGGTGA
- a CDS encoding class I SAM-dependent methyltransferase: MRSSIIIDNKAAREAKAGELWFPAASVVGRRPKLPGIARLLDRRRRFVALAFLSPDSPHYLRVISLQDSTVDFAFWRERFERALARRKRLFDVTDAYRVLFGESDGIPSVIVDRYADVVSFEIGCSGALSIRKEIIKIIEELLSPRAIVENSDAVVKGEEARTVVREGDQRFEVDALSGQKTGAYLDYRPMRFAARDLARGDCLDAFCYQGWFSCHIAGFAKSVIAVDSSQPALDAAAKNAAMNGHNNIELVRADAFEYLKGCKRKFDFIHLDPPAMAKRRQDIAAAIRKYEKAVSDSLTALKPNGILMISACSQKITQRMIEQVFESASKGSGRPHEIVWQGIQDIDHPTLRGHSESLYLKAGAARFA, encoded by the coding sequence ATGCGCTCCTCGATAATCATCGACAACAAGGCGGCGAGGGAAGCGAAGGCGGGCGAGCTCTGGTTCCCCGCGGCCTCGGTCGTGGGCAGGAGGCCAAAGCTCCCCGGCATCGCAAGGCTCCTCGACAGGCGCCGGAGGTTCGTGGCGCTGGCGTTCCTCTCCCCCGACTCGCCGCATTATCTGCGCGTGATCTCGCTTCAGGATTCGACGGTGGACTTCGCATTCTGGAGGGAGAGGTTCGAGCGCGCCCTGGCCCGCAGGAAGAGACTCTTCGACGTCACGGACGCCTATCGCGTCCTCTTCGGCGAGAGCGACGGTATCCCCTCCGTGATCGTGGATCGCTATGCGGACGTGGTCTCGTTTGAGATCGGATGTTCGGGCGCCCTCTCCATAAGAAAGGAGATCATAAAGATCATCGAGGAGCTGCTCTCGCCGCGCGCGATCGTCGAGAACTCGGATGCCGTCGTCAAGGGCGAGGAGGCGCGCACGGTCGTGCGCGAAGGAGATCAGCGCTTCGAGGTCGATGCGCTCTCGGGACAAAAGACCGGCGCATATCTCGACTATCGCCCGATGAGGTTCGCAGCGCGCGATCTTGCTCGCGGCGATTGCCTGGACGCGTTCTGTTACCAGGGCTGGTTTTCCTGCCACATTGCGGGCTTCGCCAAGAGCGTTATTGCGGTGGACAGCTCGCAGCCGGCGCTCGACGCAGCCGCAAAGAACGCCGCTATGAACGGGCATAACAATATCGAGTTGGTGCGCGCGGACGCGTTCGAGTATCTCAAGGGCTGCAAGCGGAAGTTCGACTTCATACACCTTGATCCGCCGGCGATGGCAAAACGCAGGCAGGATATCGCGGCCGCGATCCGCAAATATGAGAAGGCCGTCTCCGACTCGCTGACGGCGCTCAAACCGAACGGCATACTCATGATCAGCGCCTGTTCGCAGAAGATCACGCAGAGGATGATCGAACAGGTATTTGAGTCGGCATCAAAGGGCTCCGGCCGGCCGCACGAAATCGTGTGGCAGGGGATCCAGGATATAGATCACCCGACCCTTCGCGGACATTCGGAGTCCCTCTATCTCAAGGCGGGCGCTGCCCGGTTTGCCTGA
- a CDS encoding methyltransferase domain-containing protein: MDIPRIFNITESAHRIHNPITPEKLATLGAALRLETGTRVLDLGSGSGEMLCTWARDHGVIGIGIDMSLLFTEQAKLRAEELGVADRVKFIHGDAAGYVSDEKVGVAACVGATWIGGGVVGTIELLARSLNIGGIILIGEPHWRQLPPTEDVAKGCLAGSISDFLMLPELLASFGRLGYDVVEMVLADQDGWDRYEAAKWLTMRRWLEANPDDELAKDVRAKLTSEPERYAAYTREYLGWGVFALMPR; the protein is encoded by the coding sequence GTGGACATTCCACGGATCTTCAATATCACCGAAAGTGCTCACCGCATCCATAACCCGATCACACCCGAGAAACTCGCCACTCTAGGCGCGGCGCTGCGTCTGGAAACGGGGACCCGAGTGCTCGACCTCGGCAGCGGTTCGGGGGAGATGCTGTGCACCTGGGCGCGCGATCACGGAGTCATCGGCATTGGCATCGACATGAGCCTGCTGTTCACCGAGCAAGCGAAACTCCGCGCTGAAGAACTCGGCGTCGCCGATCGAGTCAAGTTCATCCATGGCGATGCTGCGGGCTACGTCTCTGACGAGAAGGTCGGCGTTGCAGCCTGTGTCGGTGCCACTTGGATCGGCGGGGGAGTCGTCGGCACTATCGAGCTTCTGGCGCGGAGTCTCAACATCGGAGGGATCATCCTCATCGGCGAGCCCCACTGGCGGCAGTTGCCGCCGACGGAAGACGTTGCCAAGGGGTGTCTTGCGGGCTCGATCTCCGACTTTCTCATGCTTCCGGAACTTCTCGCCTCTTTCGGCCGCCTTGGCTACGACGTAGTTGAAATGGTTCTGGCTGACCAAGACGGTTGGGACAGATACGAGGCGGCCAAGTGGCTCACCATGCGCCGATGGCTTGAGGCCAATCCCGACGACGAGCTCGCGAAAGATGTTCGAGCCAAACTGACCTCGGAACCCGAGCGCTACGCCGCTTACACGCGTGAATACCTGGGCTGGGGTGTGTTCGCTCTGATGCCGCGGTGA
- a CDS encoding deoxyhypusine synthase family protein — protein MKVSEFIKTNYLHFNAATLLDAAEAYRAHLSAGGRMMVTLAGAMSTAELGISLAEMIRQDKVHAVSCTGANLEEDLFNLIAHEHYKRVPHYRHLTPAEELDLRRQKLNRVTDTCIPEGEAIRRIEEALYKQWGKAEPSGGRKFHYEFIYDCIRSGDLKRHYQIDPKNSWVVAACEKDLPIWTPGWEDSSVGNIFTAAVRNKIIKDSNLIKNGIDQMNFLADWYLDNTKNRSMGFFQIGGGIAGDFPICVVPMLRQELQTDVKLWGYFCQISDSTTSYGSYSGAVPNEKITWEKLGVDTPRFIIESDATIVAPLMFAYVLGW, from the coding sequence ATGAAGGTGTCTGAGTTCATAAAGACCAACTATCTTCACTTCAACGCAGCTACGCTCCTGGACGCGGCGGAGGCCTACCGCGCGCATCTTTCCGCAGGCGGCAGGATGATGGTCACGCTCGCTGGGGCCATGAGCACGGCGGAGCTGGGGATATCGCTCGCCGAGATGATCCGGCAGGACAAAGTCCATGCGGTCTCGTGCACGGGCGCGAATCTTGAGGAAGACCTCTTCAATCTCATCGCGCACGAGCATTATAAGAGGGTTCCGCACTACAGGCATCTCACCCCGGCCGAGGAACTCGATCTCAGGAGACAGAAGCTGAACCGCGTCACCGACACCTGCATCCCGGAGGGCGAGGCCATAAGGAGGATCGAGGAGGCCCTCTATAAACAATGGGGCAAGGCGGAACCCTCCGGAGGGAGGAAGTTCCATTATGAGTTTATCTACGACTGCATCAGGAGCGGCGATCTCAAGAGGCACTATCAGATCGACCCGAAGAACAGCTGGGTCGTCGCGGCCTGCGAGAAGGATCTCCCGATCTGGACGCCCGGGTGGGAAGATTCGTCGGTGGGAAACATCTTCACGGCTGCGGTCAGAAACAAAATAATCAAGGACTCCAACCTCATAAAGAACGGGATCGACCAGATGAATTTCCTGGCCGACTGGTATCTGGACAACACCAAAAACCGCTCCATGGGTTTCTTCCAGATAGGCGGCGGCATAGCGGGCGACTTCCCCATCTGCGTCGTGCCCATGCTCAGGCAGGAACTGCAGACGGACGTGAAGCTCTGGGGGTATTTCTGTCAGATATCGGACAGCACGACTTCCTACGGCTCTTACAGCGGGGCGGTGCCGAACGAAAAGATAACCTGGGAGAAGTTGGGGGTGGACACGCCGCGGTTCATAATCGAGTCCGACGCGACGATCGTTGCGCCCCTCATGTTCGCCTATGTCCTCGGATGGTAG
- a CDS encoding response regulator transcription factor has product MKVLIVEDEKKVRAFIEQALDQAGMVVDTVGSAQDMLSALETSSYDVIVLDRLLDGVDALEDVGKIRDLAPDVKVLVLSALGDVDDKVKGLTEGADDYMGKPFNVSELTARIRALVRRKHKLGGPAKDTMIEYEDLKIDLERQRVFRGDARVDLTRKEFQVLTLLARRPGAVFSKSAILDQAWDMNHYPESNIVEVTIAGLRAKLDRGHRRLIQSRRGVGYWLGER; this is encoded by the coding sequence ATGAAAGTCCTGATCGTGGAAGACGAGAAAAAGGTCCGAGCATTCATCGAGCAGGCGCTCGACCAGGCGGGCATGGTCGTCGACACTGTGGGGAGCGCCCAGGACATGCTCTCTGCGCTCGAAACCTCCTCGTACGACGTCATCGTGCTCGACAGGCTGCTCGATGGCGTTGATGCGCTGGAGGACGTGGGGAAGATCCGCGACCTGGCCCCGGACGTGAAGGTGCTCGTGCTCAGCGCGCTGGGCGACGTCGACGACAAGGTCAAGGGGCTCACCGAGGGCGCGGACGATTACATGGGCAAGCCGTTCAACGTCTCGGAGCTCACCGCGCGCATCCGGGCCCTCGTGAGGCGCAAGCACAAGCTCGGCGGTCCGGCCAAGGACACGATGATCGAATACGAGGACCTGAAGATAGACCTGGAGCGCCAGCGTGTGTTCAGGGGCGACGCGAGGGTCGATCTCACGAGGAAGGAGTTCCAGGTCCTCACGCTGCTCGCGCGCAGGCCGGGCGCCGTCTTCTCCAAGAGCGCGATACTCGATCAGGCCTGGGACATGAACCACTATCCCGAGAGCAACATCGTGGAGGTCACGATCGCGGGGCTGAGGGCCAAACTCGACCGCGGTCACAGACGGCTCATACAGAGCCGCCGCGGAGTGGGATACTGGCTCGGAGAGCGCTGA
- a CDS encoding SLC13 family permease, whose translation MSPGNMALAIFIACYVLFIFLPNRRSIVAVAGAIVLLLVGAISPVQAVAAINWNVMGIFVGTLIIADIFMESRVPSFLAELIVGKAKSTAWAILFICALTGFISAFVENVATVLIVAPIALALAKKIRINPVNMIIAIAISSNLQGAATLIGDPPSMLLGGFAKMTFDDFFFYKGRPSIFFAVEIGALASFFVLYFVFRKFKDKAPIVPIEKVKSWVPTIVLVALIVALALSSFFDPGFSYMAGLICMAFAIVSIAWDRVTNKNPMIEGIKSLDWDTTFFLMGIFVLVGGITATGWIDVIAGHLSSLIGDNVLFGFVLIVAMSVALSAFIDNVPFLAAMLPVAIPMSHRLAIQPEVFLFGLLVGASLGGNITPIGASANIVACGMLRKEGHAIRFMDFVKIGLPFTLAAVAAASVFVWLVWAR comes from the coding sequence ATGAGCCCAGGGAACATGGCCCTCGCCATATTCATCGCCTGCTACGTTCTGTTCATATTTCTCCCGAACCGCCGCAGCATAGTCGCGGTCGCGGGCGCGATCGTTCTCCTCCTTGTCGGTGCGATAAGCCCTGTCCAGGCGGTCGCGGCGATCAACTGGAACGTGATGGGCATATTCGTCGGGACGCTGATCATCGCCGACATATTCATGGAGAGCCGCGTCCCGTCATTTCTCGCCGAGCTGATAGTCGGAAAGGCGAAAAGCACGGCATGGGCCATACTCTTCATATGCGCCCTCACCGGCTTCATCTCCGCTTTCGTGGAGAACGTGGCCACAGTGCTCATCGTGGCGCCGATAGCCCTGGCCCTCGCCAAAAAGATCAGGATCAACCCGGTCAACATGATCATCGCCATCGCGATCTCCTCCAACCTGCAAGGCGCGGCCACTCTCATAGGCGACCCGCCAAGCATGCTGCTCGGCGGATTCGCGAAGATGACATTCGACGATTTCTTCTTCTACAAGGGCAGGCCGAGCATCTTCTTCGCAGTGGAGATCGGCGCCCTGGCGTCGTTCTTCGTCCTCTATTTCGTGTTCAGGAAATTCAAAGACAAGGCCCCGATCGTGCCGATCGAAAAGGTGAAATCGTGGGTGCCGACCATCGTCCTCGTCGCGCTGATCGTCGCGCTGGCCCTCTCGTCGTTCTTTGATCCCGGCTTCAGCTACATGGCGGGTTTGATCTGCATGGCCTTCGCGATCGTCTCGATCGCATGGGATCGCGTAACGAACAAGAACCCTATGATCGAAGGGATCAAGTCCCTCGACTGGGACACCACATTCTTCCTCATGGGGATATTCGTGCTGGTGGGCGGCATCACAGCGACCGGCTGGATAGACGTAATCGCCGGACACCTTTCCTCCCTCATCGGCGACAACGTGCTCTTCGGCTTCGTGCTCATCGTCGCAATGTCGGTCGCTCTCTCCGCGTTCATAGACAACGTGCCGTTCCTCGCGGCCATGCTCCCCGTGGCGATCCCCATGTCCCATAGGCTTGCGATCCAGCCGGAGGTTTTCCTCTTCGGCCTGCTCGTCGGAGCTAGCCTCGGCGGCAACATCACCCCCATAGGTGCCTCGGCGAACATCGTCGCGTGCGGGATGCTCAGGAAAGAGGGGCATGCTATCAGGTTCATGGATTTCGTGAAGATAGGGCTGCCCTTCACGCTGGCCGCGGTCGCCGCCGCCAGCGTCTTCGTCTGGCTCGTCTGGGCAAGATGA
- a CDS encoding Ig-like domain-containing protein, producing MKKTAIMAFAAAAMLFLVGCGSSSSTADTSDDGRLITGEISTDASAMLVKAEDASGCVGEICGIVAYGSDGSEVQGEIDPETYRWRIRVRAGNWMFGFLDGSGQRLGYLTMNGMTAVTIEEGDDIDVGQFRHRNGRIEQLDDVAELGQNGVHSYYHQDADRDGIPADFDDDEAAMDTNLFGVLFVRPYDGQPHVAPCRPVKVVFTKPIDDASVSSDTMVVKQADGTAIEGVLSVWEDAEYQEYEVTFAPSGGFPMGETISLLVVSGEGGVISEEGEALAQDVETSFTVRDWGSTSDACHESDGEMQQLREQEREQERIGQQ from the coding sequence ATGAAAAAGACAGCGATAATGGCGTTTGCGGCAGCGGCGATGTTGTTCTTGGTCGGTTGCGGCAGCTCATCGTCCACTGCCGATACCTCTGATGACGGGCGCCTCATCACCGGTGAGATTTCTACCGATGCCTCCGCCATGCTCGTCAAGGCCGAGGACGCATCGGGGTGCGTGGGGGAGATCTGCGGAATCGTCGCATACGGTTCCGACGGCAGCGAGGTGCAGGGCGAGATCGACCCTGAGACCTACCGTTGGCGCATCCGGGTGCGCGCGGGCAACTGGATGTTCGGATTCCTCGACGGAAGCGGACAAAGGCTCGGGTATCTTACGATGAACGGCATGACGGCCGTCACGATTGAGGAAGGCGATGATATCGACGTCGGGCAGTTCCGCCATCGCAACGGCCGGATCGAGCAGCTCGATGACGTGGCTGAGCTTGGGCAGAACGGCGTCCATTCGTACTATCATCAGGACGCCGACCGCGACGGCATCCCTGCTGACTTCGACGACGACGAGGCCGCCATGGATACGAATCTCTTCGGCGTGCTCTTCGTGAGGCCGTACGACGGTCAGCCGCACGTGGCTCCGTGCAGGCCGGTCAAGGTCGTGTTCACGAAGCCGATCGACGATGCGAGCGTGAGTTCCGACACGATGGTCGTGAAACAGGCGGACGGCACTGCGATCGAAGGCGTTCTCTCGGTATGGGAAGACGCGGAGTATCAGGAGTATGAGGTCACGTTCGCGCCGAGCGGCGGTTTCCCGATGGGCGAGACGATCTCGCTCTTGGTCGTTTCAGGGGAGGGCGGCGTGATATCGGAAGAGGGCGAGGCGCTTGCCCAGGATGTGGAGACGTCTTTCACGGTGCGCGATTGGGGCAGCACGAGCGACGCATGCCACGAGTCGGACGGGGAAATGCAGCAGCTCAGGGAACAGGAGCGGGAGCAGGAAAGGATAGGTCAGCAATAG
- the rarD gene encoding EamA family transporter RarD encodes MDAVKSKPTIDRGIAYGVGAYLLWGFFPVYWKLLRDVSALQLLGHRIGWSFLFLIAIILFTKQWNAFRKRALTLKTLKIYLFAAVLIGVNWLTYVWAVNAGYIVETSLGYFINPLLSVLLGAVFLRERLRRAQWIPVGLTVAGVGYLTWVYGSIPWIALLLAVTFAMYGLVKKIAPLSSLYGLTLETGILFLPALGYLIMAEGSGTGAFLHSGGISDSLLIGTGVVTTIPLLMFASAAKRIPLMIVGILQYIAPTMQFLLGVIVYKEQFDMSRLAGFAVVWSALIIFCVENFLHHRQPLRPLPELGEG; translated from the coding sequence ATGGACGCGGTGAAATCTAAACCCACTATTGATAGAGGCATCGCCTACGGCGTAGGGGCCTACCTGCTTTGGGGCTTCTTCCCGGTCTATTGGAAATTGCTGCGCGATGTCTCTGCGCTGCAGTTGCTGGGGCATCGCATCGGATGGTCCTTTCTCTTCCTCATCGCCATAATCCTGTTTACGAAACAGTGGAACGCCTTCCGCAAGAGGGCGCTTACGCTCAAAACTTTGAAGATATATCTCTTTGCCGCTGTGCTCATAGGAGTCAACTGGCTGACCTATGTCTGGGCCGTCAACGCCGGCTACATCGTCGAGACGAGCCTGGGCTACTTCATAAATCCGCTCCTCAGCGTGCTGCTGGGCGCGGTCTTCCTGCGCGAGCGGTTGCGCCGCGCGCAGTGGATCCCGGTAGGCTTGACCGTCGCCGGCGTGGGCTACCTCACATGGGTCTACGGCTCCATACCGTGGATCGCGCTCCTGCTGGCCGTGACTTTCGCCATGTACGGCCTCGTCAAAAAGATCGCGCCGCTCAGTTCGCTCTATGGGCTGACGCTGGAGACCGGCATCCTTTTCCTGCCCGCCCTGGGTTATCTCATTATGGCCGAAGGAAGCGGCACAGGCGCATTCCTGCATTCCGGAGGGATCTCCGACTCGCTGCTGATAGGGACGGGCGTGGTCACGACCATCCCGCTGCTCATGTTCGCCTCGGCCGCCAAGCGCATTCCGCTCATGATCGTGGGCATACTGCAGTACATTGCTCCGACGATGCAATTCCTGCTGGGCGTCATCGTCTACAAAGAGCAATTCGACATGAGCCGTCTTGCGGGCTTTGCCGTCGTGTGGTCGGCGCTCATAATATTCTGCGTGGAAAATTTCCTTCACCATCGTCAGCCGCTCCGCCCGTTGCCCGAACTGGGGGAGGGCTAG